In Drosophila santomea strain STO CAGO 1482 chromosome 3L, Prin_Dsan_1.1, whole genome shotgun sequence, a single window of DNA contains:
- the LOC120450061 gene encoding uncharacterized protein LOC120450061 produces MANRMQGGACCPSSCQPTCSPCPPCPPCDAPLVRLKKLWPEPYNPCSFKNCLIFGGHDEPYIRPFDPKECARMRRSDIDRSLGYPIGVVSGTVTVKVGIPNQESIRFASNLKAFAHSYYTRRDEWKPETIDMVVAEGQVLFNDSENMYPPNTSDMPDIYDENEQKVTRHFKINEIEFAMELEAPFEIYGYENVIRNLRRILRAFFKKAKYGVFFTPSWYLLIWKEKGIWMVLDVNGRDRTTMKPNNEEGFPLLLALKSFDNVVWLIKKESDLHKNAKFSIREILVVRMATPGSTGQSWEREHGMRMSQFDVIASDYAYVKSNLHLTLNSKDALRNRSALPVAVATALASKIDHPATWDQKMYDKVMCYGVNMCKNCWEPCGDLSKPMDLDEFPRQIRMGQFVAEIMLTPNVYEGWWKCVPMYKFNDFHLMLEKALNQNDYVIFQINNQMYSLWKKTDFIYLMDPYRHNIVGRILEEGEDPKSATVRMFGNMDRLLSVFHQILLESNRSAVFHIHTLRIRNITECPPGTAPALLPPDEDVEVRSLNENIRFDENYDKCLEELGEISDFEEDLVSEIEPIVEVSSSEEMVEEEEGGGGGAVEGGEGEEDDED; encoded by the exons ATGGCCAACCGTATGCAAGGAGGAGCCTGCTGTCCTTCAAGTTGTCAGCCCACCTGTTCACCCTGTCCACCTTGTCCGCCCTGTGATGCACC CCTGGTGCGACTGAAAAAACTGTGGCCTGAGCCCTACAATCCCTGCTCCTTCAAGAATTGCCTGATCTTTGGCGGTCACGATGAGCCCTACATTCGGCCTTTTGATCCCAAGGAATGTGCGCGAATGCGTCGCAGTGATATCGACCGATCGCTGGGTTATCCCATTGGCGTTGTGTCCGGTACGGTAACTGTAAAGGTGGGCATTCCGAATCAGGAGAGCATCCGCTTTGCTTCAAATCTTAAAGCATTTGCTCACTCCTATTACACTCGTCGCGATGAATGGAAACCGGAAACGATCGACATGGTGGTGGCCGAGGGTCAGGTTTTGTTTAACGATTCAGAGAACATGTACCCACCAAATACATCAGACATGCCGGATATCTACGATGAGAATGAGCAAAAGGTGACGCGCCACTTCAAGATCAACGAAATTGAGTTTGCCATGGAGTTGGAGGCGCCCTTTGAGATCTACGGCTACGAAAACGTCATACGCAATCTTCGCAGAATCTTAAGAGCCTTCTTCAAGAAGGCCAAGTACGGCGTGTTCTTCACACCCAGTTGGTATCTGCTGATTTGGAAGGAGAAAGGTATTTGGATGGTGCTCGATGTAAATGGCAGGGACAGAACTACAATGAAACCGAACAATGAAGAGGGATTTCCTTTACTCTTGGCTCTCAAATCCTTTGATAATGTCGTGTGGCTGATCAAGAAGGAGAGCGATCTGCATAAGAATGCCAAGTTTTCAATTAGAGAAATCCTCGTAGTTCGTATGGCCACCCCTGGAAGTACGGGTCAAAGTTGGGAGCGAGAGCACGGTATGCGGATGAGCCAGTTCGATGTGATTGCCTCCGATTATGCCTATGTCAAGTCTAATCTCCATCTTACCCTGAACTCAAAGGATGCGTTGAGGAATCGTAGTGCTCTACCTGTGGCCGTGGCAACTGCATTGGCTTCCAAGATCGATCATCCGGCCACGTGGGACCAGAAAATGTACGACAAGGTCATGTGCTACGGCGTTAATATGTGCAAAAATTGCTGGGAACCCTGCGGGGATCTTAGTAAACCCATGGATCTTGACGAGTTTCCACGACAGATTCGCATGGGTCAGTTTGTGGCCGAGATTATGCTGACTCCAAATGTTTACGAGGGCTGGTGGAAGTGTGTGCCCATGTACAAGTTCAACGATTTCCATCTGATGTTGGAGAAGGCTCTCAATCAAAACGACTATGTGATCTTCCAGATCAACAATCAGATGTACTCGCTGTGGAAGAAGACGGACTTTATCTACTTGATGGATCCGTATCGCCACAATATAGTGGGTCGCATTTTGGAGGAGGGCGAGGATCCCAAAAGTGCCACGGTTCGCATGTTCGGCAATATGGATCGTCTGCTGAGTGTTTTCCATCAGATCCTACTGGAATCAAATCGATCGGCTGTATTCCATATACACACGCTCCGGATAAGAAATATTACGGAATGTCCGCCGGGCACAGCTCCTGCCCTACTGCCTCCAGATGAGGATGTGGAGGTTAGATCGCTCAATGAGAATATCCGTTTCGATGAGAACTACGACAAGTGCTTGGAAGAGCTGGGTGAGATTAGCGATTTCGAGGAGGATTTGGTCTCCGAGATCGAACCCATTGTGGAGGTCAGTTCCTCGGAGGAGATGGTCGAGGAGGAGGaaggcggtggcggtggtgctgTCGAGGGAGGCGAGGGAGAGGAAGATGATGAGGATTAA